The following is a genomic window from Microbispora sp. ZYX-F-249.
GTACCTGGTCACGATCGTGGAGGAGGGGTCGTTCACCAGGGCGGCCGAGCTCCTCCACGTGTCCCAGCCCGCGCTGTCCCACCAGGTGCGGGCGCTCGAACGCGAAGTCGGCGGCCCGCTCCTCGAACGTCTTCCCCGGGCGGTACGGCTCACCGCGATGGGCCGGGCGATGCTGCCGCACGCCCGGGCCGCGCTGGCCGACGCGGAGCGGGCGCGGTGCGCGGCACGACAGGCCGGCGGCCTGGAGACCGGGGAGCTCCAGGTCGCGACCCTCTATTCGGTGAGCCTCGGCGTGCTGCCGCCCGCGCTGCGTGCCTGGCGGCGCTCGCATCCCGGCGTACGGGTCAGGCTGTTCGAGCATTCGCACGCCGAGCAGTTGCGCGAGGCGATGGTCGCCGGCCAGGCGGACCTCGCCATCGGGCCGGCCCCGCGCGACTGGGACGGCCCCGTCACGCCGCTCGGCACCGAACCGTTCCTCGTCGTGCTGCCCGCCGACGACCCGGCGGGCCGCCCGGGCGACGGCGCCGACGGTGTGCGGGGAGCGGACAGCACGCACGGCGCACACGGTCCGGACGGCGCGGACGCTTCGGACGGCGCGCAGACTGTGGACCTGACGGCGCTGGCCGACCGCGACTGGGTGCACTTCGCGCCGGGCAACGGGCTCGGCGAGATCCTCGACCAGGCGTGCGCGGCCGCCGGTTTCCAGCCGCGGGCCGCCGTGCGCACCGAGCAGACCGCCGCCGCGCCCGTCCTCGCCGCCGCCGGGCTGGGTCCCACCCTGGTGCCCGCCAACGTCATCCCTCCCCATTTCGACGGACGCGTGCTGTGGCCCCGGCCGCCCGTGGAGCGCCTCATGACGGCCTACACGCGGGGCCGCCCCGATCCTCTCGCCGCCGCCTTCATCGCGACGCTCGGGCATGCGGCGTGCCTGGTGCCCGCCCACGTACGCGCCCTCCGCTGAGGAACCCGGCGGACGGCCGCGGCCGGTCAGCCGGCGCGCCGGGCGCGGGTCAGGGCGAGCCAGCCGACGACCACGCCGGCCGGCCCCACCACCAGGGCGACCCAGCCCCCGACGATTCCGTAGCCGGTGCCGGGACCACCCTCGGCGGCGGCCACGACCAGCCCGCCGATGACCGTGCAGGCCAGCGCGGCCACCAGGGCGACGACGGCCCCGCTTCTCGCGTCGCCGATGCCGATACGGCCCGCGGAGCGGGCCAGGGCCAGCCCGCCGACGACCACGCCGGCCAGCCCCAGCACTATGGCCACCAAGGACCAGAGACGTCCGGCGGTCATGGCGTAGGCGCCGACGCCGGCCGGCTGGACCAGGAGAAGCGCCGCCGACGGCGTGGCACGCCCGGCGTGTCGGAGCAGGACGGTCGGGGCGGCGGAAAACAGGTGACGGACGGACATGAGGGTGCTCTTTCTCCTCGTACGACGGAACCTCACCCGAGCATGTCCGCCGGACCCGCCGCCGGTCGTCCGCCGCGAGCGGGCGATCGGCGCTGCCGCCGGTGCCGCACCCGGCTGCCGCGGGCGCCGCAGCAGCGGTGGAAGTACCGCGGACGCGGTAGGCGGCCGATCATCCGCGCGGAGGAGCCTCCCGCGCCGGCATCAGGCTAGGGTGCGCGCATGAGGTCAGTCCGGTCCGATGTCAGAGACTGGGCGATCGCCGTCTGCGTGGCGGCGGCGCTGCTCGTGACCGGGCTGTCCAAGCAACACCAGGCGACCGGCCTCGATCCGGTCGGCTACACGCTGCTGGTGGCCGGTGGCCTGGCACTGGCCGCGAGCCGCAGGGCGCCGGTTCCCGTCCTGGCCGTCACGGGGCTGTGCGCGGTGGGTTACCAGGCGGCCGGTTTCGACGTGCCCGCCGTCGCGTACCTGTTCGCGGTGTACGCCGCGATGCGGGCGGGACACCGCGCCATCACGGTGGCGGCGAGCGTGACGACGCTGGCCGCTCTCCCCCTCGCGGCCCTGGCGTCGGGCCTGCACGACGCGGGCGCGGCGCTCGCGCACGCCCGTGGCGCCCTCGAACTGGCCTGGCTGATCGCGGCCGGCGCGGCGGGCGAGGCGCTGCGGCAGGCCGAGCGCCGGGCGGAGGAGGCCGAGCGCACCCGTGAGGAGACCGCGCGGCGCCGCGCCGACGAGGAGCGGCTGCACATCGCGCGGGAGCTGCACGACTCGCTGACCCACCAGATCTCGGTCATCAAGGTGCAGGCGGAGGTCGCCGTGCACGTGGCGCGCAAGCGGGGTGAACAGGTGCCGGAGGCCCTGCTGGCGATCCGGGAGGCCGGCCGTGAGGCGGCCCGCGAACTGCGGGCGACCCTCGAGGCGCTGCGTGACGACGGCGACAACCCGGCGCGCGGGCTCGACCACGTGCCGGACCTGGTGCGACGGGCCCGGACGACCGGCCTCGACGCGACGCTGACGATCGAGGGACACCGCGACGACGTGCCGGCCGCGGTGGACCGGACGGTCTACCGAATCGTCCAGGAGTCACTGACCAACATCGCCAGGCACGCCGCCGCCACCAGCGCGGCGGTCCGGATCGACTACCGTCCGGACGCCCTGGTCGTACGGGTCGACGACGACGGAAAGGCCACCCCCGGCACCGCGCCCGTGCCCGGCGTCGGACTGCTCGGGATGCGCGAACGCGTCACCGCCCTCGGCGGTCGGCTGCGCGCGGAGCCGCGCGGCGAGGGCGGCTTCACCGTCCACGCCGAGCTCCCGGTGGAGCGGACGCCGTGATCCGGGTCCTGCTGGTCGACGACCAGCCGCTCCTGCGCGGCGGATTCCGCGCGCTTCTCGACCTCGAAGACGACATCGAGGTGGTCGCCGAGGCCGGCGACGGGAGGGAGGGCCTGGCTCTGGTCAGGCGGCACCTGCCCGACGTCGCTCTCATCGACATCCAGATGCCGGGCGTCGACGGCATCGAGGCGACCCGGCGTATCGCCGCGGACCCGGCGCTGGCCGGGGTGCACGTCGTGATCCTGACCAACTACGGCCTGGACGAGTACGTCTTCAACGCGTTGCGGGCCGGCGCGGCCGGCTTCCTCGTCAAGGACATCCTGCCGGAAGACTTCCTGCACGCCGTGCGCGTCGCCGCGCGCGGCGACGCCCTGCTCGCGCCGTCGATCACCCGCAAGCTGATCGACCGGTACGTCACCCAGCCGCTCCACACGGGCGCCGGCCCGGAACCGGCGGAGCTGACCAACCGCGAACGCGAGGCCGTCGCCCTGGTCGCCCACGGCCTGTCCAACGACCAGATCGCCGACCGCATGATGATCAGCCCGATGACCGCGAAGACCCACGTCAACCGGGCCATGGCCAAGCTCCACGCCCGTGACCGCGCGCAGCTCGTGGTCTTCGCCTACGAGTCCGGCCTGGTGACCCCGCGCGGGCGCTGACGCGGCGCCCGAGTTCGAGGGGAGCCCGCGCCCCGAGGCCGGGGCCGGGCGTTCTGAGCAGCGCCGAAGGCGCGGAGCGGGGGCCGGGGCGCCCGGAGCGGGGCCGGGGCGCCCGGAGCGGGGCCGGGCCCCGCTCCGGGTGACGGCTCAGCGCTGCGGCGGGGCGACGACCACCTCGACGCGCTGGAACTCCTTGAGGTCGGAGTATCCGGCCGTGGCCATCGTGCGGCGCAGCGCGCCGAGCAGGTTCATCGAGCCGTCGGCCAGCGACGACGGGCCGTGCAGGATCTCCTTCAGCGTGCCGATGGTGCCGAAC
Proteins encoded in this region:
- a CDS encoding LysR family transcriptional regulator gives rise to the protein MASLRQLEYLVTIVEEGSFTRAAELLHVSQPALSHQVRALEREVGGPLLERLPRAVRLTAMGRAMLPHARAALADAERARCAARQAGGLETGELQVATLYSVSLGVLPPALRAWRRSHPGVRVRLFEHSHAEQLREAMVAGQADLAIGPAPRDWDGPVTPLGTEPFLVVLPADDPAGRPGDGADGVRGADSTHGAHGPDGADASDGAQTVDLTALADRDWVHFAPGNGLGEILDQACAAAGFQPRAAVRTEQTAAAPVLAAAGLGPTLVPANVIPPHFDGRVLWPRPPVERLMTAYTRGRPDPLAAAFIATLGHAACLVPAHVRALR
- a CDS encoding DUF6223 family protein encodes the protein MSVRHLFSAAPTVLLRHAGRATPSAALLLVQPAGVGAYAMTAGRLWSLVAIVLGLAGVVVGGLALARSAGRIGIGDARSGAVVALVAALACTVIGGLVVAAAEGGPGTGYGIVGGWVALVVGPAGVVVGWLALTRARRAG
- a CDS encoding sensor histidine kinase — protein: MRSVRSDVRDWAIAVCVAAALLVTGLSKQHQATGLDPVGYTLLVAGGLALAASRRAPVPVLAVTGLCAVGYQAAGFDVPAVAYLFAVYAAMRAGHRAITVAASVTTLAALPLAALASGLHDAGAALAHARGALELAWLIAAGAAGEALRQAERRAEEAERTREETARRRADEERLHIARELHDSLTHQISVIKVQAEVAVHVARKRGEQVPEALLAIREAGREAARELRATLEALRDDGDNPARGLDHVPDLVRRARTTGLDATLTIEGHRDDVPAAVDRTVYRIVQESLTNIARHAAATSAAVRIDYRPDALVVRVDDDGKATPGTAPVPGVGLLGMRERVTALGGRLRAEPRGEGGFTVHAELPVERTP
- a CDS encoding response regulator transcription factor codes for the protein MIRVLLVDDQPLLRGGFRALLDLEDDIEVVAEAGDGREGLALVRRHLPDVALIDIQMPGVDGIEATRRIAADPALAGVHVVILTNYGLDEYVFNALRAGAAGFLVKDILPEDFLHAVRVAARGDALLAPSITRKLIDRYVTQPLHTGAGPEPAELTNREREAVALVAHGLSNDQIADRMMISPMTAKTHVNRAMAKLHARDRAQLVVFAYESGLVTPRGR